The window GTCGCGGCTGCGCGACGGCGGGACGACTAAGCCGACCGGGGTCATCGTCGGCGCCGGCGACGACAAGCCGGCCTATGAGCGGCTCGTTGCGGAGCTCGGCCTGCAGGCGGCGGTTCGGTTCGAGGAGCCGATGCCGGCGCGCGAAGCGTTCCGGCTGGCGCGCTGCGTCGTCATTCCGTCGCGGGCGGAGTCCCTGCCCTATATCGTGCTGGAGGCGATCGCCGCGCACCTGCCGCTGATCACCACCCGCGTCGGCGGCATTCCGGAGATTTTCGGTCCCGAAAGCGGGCTCCTGGTCACCCCCGGCAACGACCGCGCGCTCGCCGCCCACATGGCAGCCTTCCTGAAAGACGGCGCCGAATTCCAGACCGCGGCGAATGCGCGGGCCGAGCGCCTGCGCCAGCCGTTCTCGCTTGCCGCCATGGCCGGCGAGATCGAGGCGTTCTATCGCGAGACGCTGGCCGCCGAAGATCCGGTGCAAAGCCGAAAGACCGGACATGCGAGACGCGCTGACGATCAAGTGTTTATTAGGCAGTAACGGCTAGAATTGGCCAAAAGTTGCGTACGGACGCCCGTGTCCGAGTGAGGTGTTCGATGACAGAACTCGATCCGAGGCTAAGGTTTCGCGATGCCGCGAAACTGGCCGCCGCCGGCGCCCTCGTCGATGTCGACGGGACGCCGCTCCCCGCCCCCGAACTGGGCGCACTCGCGCGCGAGGTCGCCGAGCGGTTCAAGCAGCGCACCATTGCGCCCGCGATCATCGCCGGGGCGGCCCGGCTGATCGAATTCGCGATGCTGGCGCTGATCGGCTTCGGCGTCTTCTTCTGGTACGTCTACCCGGACGAGGGCCTTGCCTGGCACTATGTCTATCCGCTGGTCGCCGGCTCGGTTCTGACCATCCTGCTTATCCAGGGCTCCGACGGCTACACCATCGCCAGCTTCCGCACCTATATCAGCCAGCTCGGCCGCATCTTCGGCGCCTGGACGATGGTGTTCGCGTTCTTTGCCACCATCCTGTTCTTTGCCAAGGTCGGCGAGGAGTTCTCCCGCGTCTGGTTCATGGGCTGGTATCTCGGCGGCCTCACCTTCTTCACCCTGTTCCGCACCGGGCTGGCCGTTGCCGTGCGCGGCTGGACCAGCGAGGGCCGGCTGGAGCGCCGGGCGGTCATCGTCGGCGGCGGCAAGACCGCGGAGGACCTCATCGTCTCGCTGGAAAACCAGCCCGACAACGACATCCGCATCTGCGGCATCTTCGATGATCGCAGCGACGAGCGCTCGCCCGACGTGGTCGCCGGCTATCCGAAACTCGGCACCATTGCCGAACTCGTCACCTTCGCGCGGATGGCCAATATCGACCTTCTCATCGTCGCCATCCCGCTGACCGCGGAGGGCCGGGTCGGCGAGATGCTGAAGAAGCTGTGGGTGCTGCCGGTCGACATCTGCCTGTCGGCC of the Rhodobium gokarnense genome contains:
- a CDS encoding undecaprenyl-phosphate glucose phosphotransferase produces the protein MTELDPRLRFRDAAKLAAAGALVDVDGTPLPAPELGALAREVAERFKQRTIAPAIIAGAARLIEFAMLALIGFGVFFWYVYPDEGLAWHYVYPLVAGSVLTILLIQGSDGYTIASFRTYISQLGRIFGAWTMVFAFFATILFFAKVGEEFSRVWFMGWYLGGLTFFTLFRTGLAVAVRGWTSEGRLERRAVIVGGGKTAEDLIVSLENQPDNDIRICGIFDDRSDERSPDVVAGYPKLGTIAELVTFARMANIDLLIVAIPLTAEGRVGEMLKKLWVLPVDICLSAHTDKLRFRRRSYQYVGAVPFLDVFNKPIANWDSILKRCFDLVFATLAIIGLSPVMIATAIAIRAETKGPIIFRQKRYGFNNEPVEIFKFRSMYQSMTDARADRLVTRDDPRVTKVGRFIRKTSIDELPQLFNVIRGDLSLVGPRPHAPSAKAAGRLYETVVDGYYARHRVKPGITGWAQINGYRGETDTSDKILRRVEHDLYYIENWSLLFDLYILVLTPFRLFNTEHAY